The window GCCAGAAGCTGGAGCCGATGAAGCCGGTCGTCTGCCGCTGGAACGAGGCGGAGACGCGGTGGTCCATCTGCGCCAGCCAGCCGCTCCGATAGGTCGCCACCTCCTGACGCAACGCGGCCTCGCTCGGCGCCCACTGGGACGCGATCGCGTCGCCGCCGATGCTGACCGCGGCGAACAGCTCCGTGGCGGGGACGAACAGGAGGAAGATCCCGCCGAGCGCCGCGAGCCGCGTCGCGTCCAGGTCGCGGAGCGAGATCAGGAACAGCCCCGTGAACCCGTAGGCGACGAGGATGTCGCCGTACCACAGCAGGTACGCGTGCATGAGCCCGATCGCGATGAGGGCCGCGGTCCGCCGGTAGTGGAGCCGGACCGCGTCCTGGCCCTTCTCCTCTTTGCTGTCGACGAACAGCAGGACCCCGGCGCCGAACAGCGCCGAGAACAGCGTGATGAGCTTCGACTGCGCGAACACGTGGCCGGCGAACCACGCCCAGTAGTTCGCGCCCGTGAAGTCGCCGTAGGCGGCGGCGTCCGCGTAGACGGTGGGGTTCAACAGGCTCGCCTCCGGCATCGCGAACACCCAGACGTTGATGAGCAAGATTCCGAGGAGGGCGAAGCCTCTGAGCGCGTCGAGGCTGACGATGCGTTCGGAGGGGGGCGTCGGACCGGCGTCGCGTGTCACGAGTTGGCTCCGAGGAGGGACTGCAGGACCGAATAGGTTCGGATAGCGGGAGCGGCCGACGCGACGAACTGACTCGTGTGACGGACCGGCCGACGACCCGCTCAGTCCAGCCTGACGGCCTCGCCGCGCTCCGAGGACCGGTAGATCGCGTCGATGACGCGCTGGACGGAGAGCGCCTCGTCGACCGTGTTGATCGCGGGCGCCTCGCCCGCCGCGACCGCTTCGAGGAAGGTCGATTGCTCGGCGGCGTGGCTGTCGCCCTCGCGGGTCTCGACCTCGGCGTCGGAGAAGTGGTGCTGGTCGTCGTCGAAGGATCTCGCCTCGTGGATCGTGAGCTCGTCGCTGCCGCGATCGAACGTCGCGCCCGCCTCGGTCCCCCGGATCACGAACTCGTCGTTCGTCGGGCGGTTCGTCGCCCACGCGACCTCCAGCGACACCGTGTTGCCGTTTTCGTCGCGAATGAACGCCGACGCGGAGTCCTCCACGTCGAACCCGTCGGCGCCGTTGTCGTCGCCCCACATGTGGACGAACGAGTAGTCGTCGCGGTTCCCGAACTCGGAGCGGGTCTGGCCCGACACCTCGACGACCTCCGGGTGGTCGAGGAAGTACAGCGCCAGGTCGATGGCGTGGACGCCGATATCGATGAGCGCGCCGCCGCCGGCGACCTCGTTCGAGGTGAACCACGAGCCGCGGCCGGGGACCCCGCGGCGCCGGACGTAGTTCGCCTCGACGTGGGTCGTCTCGCCGAACCGCCCCTCGTTCTGGTACCCCTTGATCACCTGCACCGGCTCCGCGAACCGGTTGTTGAACCCGACCATACAGAACCCCTCGGCCTCGCGGGCGGCCGCGGCGATACGCTCCGCGCTCTCGACGGTGTGCGCGAGCGGCTTCTCCAGGAGCACGTCGAGGCCGGCCTCGAGCGCCGAGGTCGCGTACTCCTCGTGGAACCGGTTCGGCGTCGTGATCAGGACCGCGTCGCACTCCTCGTAGAGGTCCGCCTCGCTCTCGTAGGCGTGGACGCCGAACTCCTCGTGGAACCGCCGTCGAGCGTCGGCGTCGATGTCCATGCCGCCGACGAGGTTCGCGCCGCGTTCGCTCAGCTTCGTCGCGTGGTGGGTGCCGATGCCGCCGAGCCCGACGATGCCGACGGCGACGTCGTTCGCGTGAGTCATGGACGGGATTCACAACGAATGTTGTTAAGGTTCACGCTCCGATTCGTAGAGGCGATATCGCCCCGAAGCGCCTCCTCGTCACCGATCCCGCGTCATCCACTCGCTCGCCTGCGGTTCCCCTGGGTCCGTGACGACCTCGACGAGCGCGGGCCCGTCGCGGCGCCGGGCGGCGTCCACCGCGTCGCCGACCGCGTCTCGGTCGGTCACGCGCTCCGCGGGGACGCCCATCCCGGACGCGACGCGCACGAGGTCGAGCCCCGCGTCCGCCCAGCCGTACGCGCCCTCGGAGAAGCCGTACGACCGCGACGCCTCCTCGCTGATGATCGCGTAGTCGTCGTTGTTGAGCGCGACGACCGTGACGTCGATCCCCTCCGCGGCGAGCGTGTGCAGCTCGTGGACGCACATCATGAGCCCGCCGTCGCCGGTGAGCGCGACCACGTCGCGGCCGGGGTTCGCGAGCTTCGCGCCGATCGCCGACGGCAGGCCGGTCCCCATCGTCGCCCACGAGCCGGGGTTGACGTACGAGCGGGGGCCCGCCGCCGCGAAGGAGACGAGCGTCCAGAGCCGGAAGCCGCCGGCGTCGGCCGTGACGACCGTCTCCTCGGGAAGCGCCTCGCGAACCTCGCGGAGGACTTCGACGGATCGGAGTGGGTCGGCGGAATCGCGGTCGCTCGCGAGCGCCGCGAACCGCTCCTCGTCGGCGGATCTGACCGCCTCGGCGCGGTCGGCGCCTCGGAGTGCCGGTGATGCCGGATCTCCCCCGTCGAGCCGGTCATCGAGCGCCCGGAGGAACCGGTCCGCGTCGGCGACGATCCCGAGCTCGGTCTCGTAGCCGAATCCAACGTCGTCGCCGTCGAGGGTGACGTGGACGAGCCGGTCCGGCATCGACACGGACCACGAGGCGGTCGCGACCGCGTCGAGGTCGGATCCGACGACGAGCCCGATGTCGGCTGCGGCGAGCAGCTCCCGGAGCGCCGTGCTCGACCCCCCGCAGAGGACCCCGGCGGAGAGCGGGTGCGTCTCCGGGAACACCCCCTTTCCTTTATACGTGGTCACGACCGGGGCGTCGAGCGCCGCCGCGACCGATCGGAGCGCGTCGCTCGCGCCGGCGCGTCGCACGCCTCCGCCCGCGATGATTACCGGGACGTCGGCGTCGACGAGGCGTTCCGCGGCGCGGTCGACGGCGTCGTCGGGGGGCGCCGGCGGCGCGCTCGGCGAGCGCTCGCCGACCGACGGCTGGGGCGTCCGGCTCGCGAGGACGTCCTTCGGGATCCCGACGCGGACCGGGCCTTGCGGATGCTCGCGGGCGACGCGGATCGCGTCGGCGACCGCGGGAACCGCGCCCGCGGGTGAGTCGACGAGGACGTTCTCCTTGACGACCGTGTCGTACGTCTCTGGCGGCGTCTCGTGGATCCCGTCGCCGCCGCGGACCTCCCGTTCGGTCTCGACGGCGAGGTGGAGGAGGGGGACGCAGTCGTTCAGGGCGTTCTTCAGCCCGTTCATCGCGTTCATATCTCCCGGCCCGGGGACGACCACCGTGGCCGCCATCGCCCCGGGCTCGCTCGTCTCGGCGTACCCCCACGCCTGGTGGGTGACCGCCGTCTCGTGACGCGCGACGACGAACCCCGCGTCCCGGTCCGCGAGCGCCTGGTTGAGCGGGAGCGTCTGCTTCCCGGGGATCCCGAAGGCGACGTCGATCCCGCGGGCGAGCATGCGGTCGACGACCGCCTCGGCGACGGTCGGCGCCTCGCCCGCGCCCGGCTCCGTACCGGTCGAGGGCTCGTCGCCGGACGATGGATCGTCGCCGGACGGGGACTCGTCGGTGACCATACTTCGAGGTCGACGGAGCGGATGTTGAAACCTTCGGCGAGGCGGAATACGGGGCGCCGGCGTGGGGGTCAGTATCGACGCGACGGCGAGTGATCCGAACGGATACGTCGCTGGCCGAGTGAGTGGGGACATGGTCGAGATCGCGGTTCAGTTGTACTCGCTTCGATCGCTCGACGCGCCGCTTCCGGACCTTCTCGACCGCGTGGGGGAGGCCGGCTACGACGGGGTCGAGTTCGCCTATCGGGCGCGCGAGTCGCCGGTCGGGGACGTGCTCGCCGCCCTCGATCGGAACGGGCTCGACGCCGCGTCCGCGCACGTCCCGATCGAGGCGTTGGAGGACGTTCCGGCCGAGTGGCTGGAAGGGGAGTTCGAAGAGACGCTCGACCTGTACGATCGACTCGGCGTCGACACCCTCGTCGTCCCCTGGCTCGACCCGGAGCACTTCGAGAGCGCCGCCGCGATCGACGCGGCCGCGGCGCGGCTAGACGACCTCGCGTCCGCGCTCGACGCCGAGGGGATCCGGTTCGCGTACCACAACCACGATCAGGAGTTCGCGACTCTCGACGGCGCTCCCGCGTTCGAACGGCTGATCGACCGAACCCACGGTTCCGTCGGCTTCGAGGTCGACGTCGGCTGGGCACTCGCCGGCGGTGCGGACCCCGCAGCGCTGATCGACGACCACGCCGACCGGATCACGCACGTTCACGCCGCGGACGTCGACGTCGCCCGCGGCGAATCGGTCGGGCTCGGCGACGGCGACGTGGACCTCGACGCGGTCGTCGCGAGCGCGCGGAACGCCGACGCGGAGTGGCTCGTCTACGAGCACGACGACCCCTCGGACCCGATCGCGTCGATCGAGCAGGGGGCTGACGCGCTCCGAAGGGCGCTGCGCTGAGCGCGATGATCCCGGGATCGATGGGCTCGACAGGGTCAGACCGCGCTCCGCCCGCCCTCGCACCTGAAAGCGTGAGAGACGGGGGAGAACCGCCCGAGGGGTCTTCCGCTGGCCGGGACCACACACGTAGCTACTTTACTACTCAGTGTCATATGTCTTGTATGCGTTTACCAGAGACACGCGATCTGTTCGCACGGAAACTCCAGTTTCCGGCGTCACGGGATACGGTGCTAGAGACGGTGGGGAGCACGGAGCTCTCACCTCCGGACGGGGAGGCCACGACGATCCGGACGGTCATCGAGCGGTCCGAGGTGGAGGAGTTCGCGTCGGCCGACGACCTCTACGACACGTTGATGACGCGGGTCGGAGCGCAGTTCATCGGACGCCGGTACTACGACGACCGCGGCGGGATGCCGCAGCAGGCCGACGACGAGAGCGAGGTGAGCTTCTGATGGCGGTCACGCTGGTGTCGGGAGTCACCGGTGTCGGGCTCTCCAGCGTCTGTCAGGCGGTTCGGCGCGGACTCGGAGAGGAGTACAGGCTGATTAACTTCGGAGACGTGATGCTCGAACAGGCCGCGACGAGCGGGATCACGACCGAACGGAAAGAACTCGGTGAGCTCTCTCAAACGCAGACGCGCCGCCTCCAGCGTCGCGCGGGGGAGTTCGTCGCCGAAGAGGCGGAAACCGCGGACATTCTCCTCTCGACGCACCTGGCGGTCGAAACGTCGGCCGGGTACATCCAGGGGCTGCCAGTCGAAGTGCTCCACGACGTTTCGCCGACCGCGTTCGTCCTCGTGGAGGCGGAGCCGGAGACGATTCTCGAACGCCGACGGGAAAGCGACCGCGAAACGCGGGCGGCCACCGAGCGCAAGATCTCCTTCGAGCAGGACCTCAACCGGTCCGCCGCGCTCCAGTACGCGCGCGACCAGAACGCGCCCGTTCGGTTCATCGAAAACGAGGGCGATATCCAAGAGGCCGCCGAGCGCATGGCCGAGACGTTGTGACCGGGTGACTCCGGTCGGTCCTCC is drawn from Halorubrum sp. CBA1229 and contains these coding sequences:
- a CDS encoding DUF418 domain-containing protein; the encoded protein is MTRDAGPTPPSERIVSLDALRGFALLGILLINVWVFAMPEASLLNPTVYADAAAYGDFTGANYWAWFAGHVFAQSKLITLFSALFGAGVLLFVDSKEEKGQDAVRLHYRRTAALIAIGLMHAYLLWYGDILVAYGFTGLFLISLRDLDATRLAALGGIFLLFVPATELFAAVSIGGDAIASQWAPSEAALRQEVATYRSGWLAQMDHRVSASFQRQTTGFIGSSFWRIGGVMLLGMALYRWGVLTGERSAGFYKRLVAGGVVGVAIVVAGVAYIEANDWSAGAALYWRQFNYVGSLLVAGGYLGLVMLYAKRRPEGPVTRTFAAVGRTAFTNYLLQTVLATSIFYGHGLGLFGSVTRVEQYGIVLAIWVVQVVLSVAWLKRYRFGPVEWVWRTLTYGERQPMRNPD
- a CDS encoding Gfo/Idh/MocA family oxidoreductase — translated: MTHANDVAVGIVGLGGIGTHHATKLSERGANLVGGMDIDADARRRFHEEFGVHAYESEADLYEECDAVLITTPNRFHEEYATSALEAGLDVLLEKPLAHTVESAERIAAAAREAEGFCMVGFNNRFAEPVQVIKGYQNEGRFGETTHVEANYVRRRGVPGRGSWFTSNEVAGGGALIDIGVHAIDLALYFLDHPEVVEVSGQTRSEFGNRDDYSFVHMWGDDNGADGFDVEDSASAFIRDENGNTVSLEVAWATNRPTNDEFVIRGTEAGATFDRGSDELTIHEARSFDDDQHHFSDAEVETREGDSHAAEQSTFLEAVAAGEAPAINTVDEALSVQRVIDAIYRSSERGEAVRLD
- a CDS encoding thiamine pyrophosphate-binding protein, whose product is MVTDESPSGDDPSSGDEPSTGTEPGAGEAPTVAEAVVDRMLARGIDVAFGIPGKQTLPLNQALADRDAGFVVARHETAVTHQAWGYAETSEPGAMAATVVVPGPGDMNAMNGLKNALNDCVPLLHLAVETEREVRGGDGIHETPPETYDTVVKENVLVDSPAGAVPAVADAIRVAREHPQGPVRVGIPKDVLASRTPQPSVGERSPSAPPAPPDDAVDRAAERLVDADVPVIIAGGGVRRAGASDALRSVAAALDAPVVTTYKGKGVFPETHPLSAGVLCGGSSTALRELLAAADIGLVVGSDLDAVATASWSVSMPDRLVHVTLDGDDVGFGYETELGIVADADRFLRALDDRLDGGDPASPALRGADRAEAVRSADEERFAALASDRDSADPLRSVEVLREVREALPEETVVTADAGGFRLWTLVSFAAAGPRSYVNPGSWATMGTGLPSAIGAKLANPGRDVVALTGDGGLMMCVHELHTLAAEGIDVTVVALNNDDYAIISEEASRSYGFSEGAYGWADAGLDLVRVASGMGVPAERVTDRDAVGDAVDAARRRDGPALVEVVTDPGEPQASEWMTRDR
- a CDS encoding sugar phosphate isomerase/epimerase; translation: MVEIAVQLYSLRSLDAPLPDLLDRVGEAGYDGVEFAYRARESPVGDVLAALDRNGLDAASAHVPIEALEDVPAEWLEGEFEETLDLYDRLGVDTLVVPWLDPEHFESAAAIDAAAARLDDLASALDAEGIRFAYHNHDQEFATLDGAPAFERLIDRTHGSVGFEVDVGWALAGGADPAALIDDHADRITHVHAADVDVARGESVGLGDGDVDLDAVVASARNADAEWLVYEHDDPSDPIASIEQGADALRRALR
- a CDS encoding adenylate kinase, with the protein product MAVTLVSGVTGVGLSSVCQAVRRGLGEEYRLINFGDVMLEQAATSGITTERKELGELSQTQTRRLQRRAGEFVAEEAETADILLSTHLAVETSAGYIQGLPVEVLHDVSPTAFVLVEAEPETILERRRESDRETRAATERKISFEQDLNRSAALQYARDQNAPVRFIENEGDIQEAAERMAETL